The Helicoverpa armigera isolate CAAS_96S chromosome 7, ASM3070526v1, whole genome shotgun sequence genomic sequence CAATGAGCATGTTTCATGCTATATAAGACTATAACTATAGGTATCTTTAAAGTAAATTCGACATAATTTTACTACCATTTCCCGAAAATATTTTAACCTGGCAACATTACAGGTTAGGCTGTATGGCTCGCGACAAGGGTCAAATCTACGAAGCCTCTGATTGGTTCAAGGAAGCTCTGAAAGTGAACACGGAACATCCCGACACGTGGTCGTTGCTAGGCAACTTGCATTTAGCTCAACAAGAATGGGGGCCCGGACAGAAGAAATTTGAAAGAATCCTGCAAAATTCTAGCACGTCTAATGATGCTTATTCGTTGATTGCTCTTGGTATGTGCTTTTgattatgtagttttaattccagCAATTTTTCAGCCTTTACATTTTTTGTAGACTCAGGATTATTGCTTTTCGAGTAGGCCCAAATTCACCGATTACAAAACCGTCAGTATTCATATAACCACTGTTTATTCTGAATTTTCatgcttcaatatttttaaaataagccGGTCGTTTAAGTTGACGGAAAACTTGAGTCTAGTATAATACATCAGTTATTATTGTcgatgtgtttttatttccccccaaaaaaaaatggtaaacaAATCCCAAAACCACCAAAGTTGCTTTTATTCACATAGAAATGCTAAGTAAgcccaccaaaaaaaaaataagagataCATAAGCAATTTTccctttttttaagttggttttaCAACTTTATACCATTTATACAGGTAACGTATGGCTACAAACACTACACCAGCCGTGCCGAGAGAAAGACAGGGAGAAGCGTCACCAAGAGCGAGCTCTCGCGATGTATAAGCAAGTGCTCAAGAACGATCCTAAGAACATATGGGCGGCAAACGGCATTGGATGTGTGTTGGCTCATAAGGTAAGAAAGTTTTTaagcgataaaatattttctcggGCCGTTGAGAGCTAAAACAGGGCGAGGCTTTTGCAAGAGAACGCACTgtttactttttaaccgactgtccaaaaaggaggaagtcCTCAATCctccgaatatttttttttcggtcCGTTTGTCTATTTAGGCACAGTTTAGTATGCAGCAGTATTTTTCTTGATGAAGTTCAGATACTTAAGTGAAAACATAGGCGAAGTAAATAAGGAAGTGTATAGGGAAATTACATAAAAGATTCCGTAGGGGTAGTCCTTACATAAGCAAGTACatgggaagtacataagggattTTATATAAGAAGTAAGCAGGAAAAGTACATAGTATATAAgcagttttagttttatacatATCAATACTTTTTGTTGTGTCCCAGGGTTGCGTGAACGAGGCTCGCGATATATTCGCGCAGGTGCGGGAGGCGACGGCCGACTTCCCCGACGTGTGGATGAACATCGCACACATTTACGTCGAACAGAAACAGTACATTAACGCTATACAGATGGTAAGTACTTTGATTTCctctataataaattaaattttactatGACGGGAAAGTGGACTTCCCAATTAGCCCCATTCGATAGTCCCAAATTGCCtcattgaaaataattattttacagattaaaattaataactgttGAAAAATCACTTTAGgataaatacttatatttcaaAGTTTGAAATACAACTAGAGACTTAAGATTGTTTAACCATAACATAATACCTTCAAGGAActcattaaaaaattacaaatctaaataaaacaattattttccaGTACGAGAACTGCGTCCGCAAATTCCGCATGCACCACGACGTAGAATGGCTGACATGGGTCGCTCGGGCGCAAACACTCGCCGGCCGCGCCGGGGCTGCCCGAGCCTCCCTACTTAGAGCCCGACGAGTAGCACCTCACGACGCAGCACTCGCTTACAACACCGCACTAACACTACGTCGCCGAGCCGCCCTCGTACTCAAAGACGATAGATCAGACTTACGTTTGGTTTTACGTGCCGTTCATGAGTTACACGTGTCGCATCGACACTTCTCTCGCTTGGCGGGAGCGACGCCGGATGCGACCGCCCGGCCCGACGCCTCGGCAGCTACTGCCGAAGCTAGGACCTGTGCTGATCTGCTGTCTCAAGCGCAGTGGCATGTGGCGAGGGCGAGGAGGCAGCATGATGAGGAGGTCACGCTGAGGGATCGGCAGAGGGAACAGAGAGAGGCTTTCAGGAGGCAACAGGTTTGTACATGCTCCTTCAGACATATTTATGTCCGTATTTATGTCGAGGCACTAAGTTATATGCCTACATACCGAAATCTTATAGCTCCTATAGCTAAGCCCCTCTAAAATAAGCCAATTAATTCTTATTGCATGCACTGTGGTTGCCAGCTTCGAAGTACTTAATAATTCTTCACATAACTCTTGATTCCTTTAGAACATACGAGTTGAGAAGATTTTTAGATTTAGTCCTTGGTTTGAGCCTTTTTTACTCCAGGGGCGTGGTAACTCTTTCCATTGATCCCCGACCCTAAAGAGTTCCTCTGATTATTCGAACATCTCTCTTGAATCACAAAGTCTTTCATGCTCACAAATCACCAAAAACACCCGTAGATAATCTAGACTCTACACATATACTTCTTATACTAACTTCTTACACAGGAAGAAGAACGCAAACGTCGCGAAGAAGAACAACAAAAAAGCACAGTGGAGATGTTACAAAAACGTCAAGAGTACAAGGAGAAGACCAAGAACGCTCTACTGTTCGCCGACATGCCCACTGAGAACAAGTCCAAGGGCGGCCGCGGCAGGAGGCGCGATGAATATGTGTCCGACTCCCCGGGCAGCGGCAGTGAAGGACCTAGGGAGGACGGGTAAGGGCTATACTAAGTGGTTATCTAGGTTTTATTTATCCATTGTATGATCCTGAATAATATTGGTTTTGGTGCAAACTCCACCATAGCAGAGCGCAGTGGAGAAGTTTTTAGATAGTCAATGGAACTACTTAATAGTATCTACAGGCCAGAGAAATtctagtgttttttttagaaacttcTCTTTGTCTGGGCCTACATAGTataatcatcatctcagccataggacgtccactgctgaacataggcctttataaggtcgtctgtccacctcgttggtggacgtcctacgctgcgcttgctagctAGTCCATACATATGCTACATATAATATGTCCTTTAAACTACAAAATTTTTAAACTTTGCAAGAGCTAATTAATCGTTTATTCTTCTTAACATAGTCCAGTTTAAGTAGTAGCTGAATCTATGACATCTCTCGTTCATGTGCTAGTTttactaaaactattttttacgAGAATGATTGCTTTcatgttttttatgtattacgAAATTAAACCAAATTGTTACTTTTCCCAGTCGCGAGCCGAAACAACGCAAACGCAAACGGGAGCCGGGCGAGGGCCGGAAAGGCAAGTCGCGCAAGAACAGACGCGGCTCCGGCAGCGATAGTGATCCGCCTAAGAAACGAGGCAGGAAGAAGGTGAGGTGTCATAATgagtttttaaatgaatgatATTTGTTTctgttaaaatatgtttgtttcaaaacattttaatctttTGGATTACAAACTAATCTTATTGTATTGGGGCCTCGCTGAATTGAACGAGGAACTCAATAATTTcttatataagaaaatataagagACATACACAACAGTAAGAGATTATAGAGAAAAATCTTATTAATTTCCAGCCTTGAGAGTAAATGTTGTAGAATTTCGTTTTAAAAACTTATATGAATGCCGTGTAATATTCCTTTATTTACTGAATCTGTGTTATCAACAGGGTGAAAAAGGCATCGGCAAGCGCGAAAAAGCGCGAGCTGCGAAAGCGGCTGACGAGAAACTTAGCGCGAAACAACGGGCGAAGATCGTCTCTAAAGAAACCATATCGACTTCCGAATCCGAATCGGATGCGTCTCGGAAGTCGCGCAGCAGAAGTCGCAGCGGCAGTGGAAGTCGCAGTGGAGGAAGTAGGAGTAGAAGTCCGCCCGCCAATAAGGGACGTAAAAGGATTATGTCTGCGTCTGATAGTGAtaggtaagttttatttcataaataattaaataattataatttgatcgTGATGAGAGTTGCTTATGCATTCGTTTGAGTAAATACGTGTTCAATTTTCATGGTTACACAATAATTTGTATGTGCACTGTtttcttatttcaaaatgtcGTTAACTaaggtaaaaatatattacaccTTATTTTTTCAGATCTAAAAGTCGTTCAAGGTCAAGGTCGAAGTCCAAATCCCGCAGTCGATCAGGATCTGCCAAGAGTCGCTCTCGGTCCAAAAGCAAGTCACGTTCGAAAAGCCGTTCTAGGTCCAAAGGACGGTCTAGGTAAGCTATTTTCTGactttccatttttttttatttagacaatTCGTTTTTATTGGACTTTCATgtaattttaccttttttattatAGGTCTAAGAGTGGGTCAAGGTCAAAAAGCCGTTCAAGGTCGAAGAGTAGGTCCCGTTCAAAGAGCCGATCCCGCTCTAAAAGTCGCTCCAGATCTAAAAGTGTTTCAAGATCTCGATCCAGGTAAGGAACATGGCTTATATGAATCAAATCTACAAGTGGAAAAAAGCTTTGTAActaataatatcttttattccACAGGTCAAAGAGCAGATCCCGTTCGAAATCCAAAAGCGTATCAAGATCTAGATCCCGTTCGAGATCTAAAAGCGGATCTCGTAGCCGATCAGGTTCTCGCGCCGGATCTCGCGCGTCCCGATCTCGTTCCCGCTCTGGTTCCAGATCTAGATCCGGTTCCAGGAATTCTAGACCAGACACGCCGGTTTCTAGAAAATCCGTTTCCGCTAGTGAAGACGAAGCTTAGGTTAGGTTGTAAATAT encodes the following:
- the LOC110378452 gene encoding RNA polymerase-associated protein CTR9 homolog, which translates into the protein MSLEIPLMSTDEVIELDPEQLPSGDEVLSILQQEKSQLNVWINVALAYYKQKKIDDFLKILEASRTEANIDYRDFERDQMRALDMLAAYYVQEANKEKVKDKKKELFTKATLLYTMADKIIMYDQNHLLGRAYFCLLEGDKMEQADAQFNFVLNQSPNNVPSLLGKACIAFNRKDYRGALAFYKKALRTNPDSPAALRLGMGHCFMKLNNQEKARMAFERALQLDPQCVGALVGLSILKLNLQESESNKMAVIMLSKAYAIDPKNPMVLNHLANHFFFKKDYSKVQHLALHAFHNTENEAMRAESCHHLARAFHAQGDCDQAFQYYYQATQFAPPNFVLPHYGLGQMYIYRGDTENAAQCFEKVLKVQPGNYETMKILGSLYANSPSQSKRDIARQHLKKVTEQFPDDVEAWIELAQILEQNDLQGSLNAYSTAMKILKEKVNADIPAEILNNVAALHYRLGNLNEAKNYLEEALEREKADAETLDAQYYNSIAVTTMYNLARLNEALCVYNKAEKLYKDILKEHPNYIDCYLRLGCMARDKGQIYEASDWFKEALKVNTEHPDTWSLLGNLHLAQQEWGPGQKKFERILQNSSTSNDAYSLIALGNVWLQTLHQPCREKDREKRHQERALAMYKQVLKNDPKNIWAANGIGCVLAHKGCVNEARDIFAQVREATADFPDVWMNIAHIYVEQKQYINAIQMYENCVRKFRMHHDVEWLTWVARAQTLAGRAGAARASLLRARRVAPHDAALAYNTALTLRRRAALVLKDDRSDLRLVLRAVHELHVSHRHFSRLAGATPDATARPDASAATAEARTCADLLSQAQWHVARARRQHDEEVTLRDRQREQREAFRRQQEEERKRREEEQQKSTVEMLQKRQEYKEKTKNALLFADMPTENKSKGGRGRRRDEYVSDSPGSGSEGPREDGREPKQRKRKREPGEGRKGKSRKNRRGSGSDSDPPKKRGRKKGEKGIGKREKARAAKAADEKLSAKQRAKIVSKETISTSESESDASRKSRSRSRSGSGSRSGGSRSRSPPANKGRKRIMSASDSDRSKSRSRSRSKSKSRSRSGSAKSRSRSKSKSRSKSRSRSKGRSRSKSGSRSKSRSRSKSRSRSKSRSRSKSRSRSKSVSRSRSRSKSRSRSKSKSVSRSRSRSRSKSGSRSRSGSRAGSRASRSRSRSGSRSRSGSRNSRPDTPVSRKSVSASEDEA